The window attttGATGTAGCTCCATTGCAGCTGTCCATACATTGCTGCAAACAGATCTTCTGTTTTAGCTTAAAATTGCTTCAATTCCCATCAGTTAtgtcaaaaagaaaagtttCCACTCCTTGCCATCTAACATCTAGACCAAGTTATTTTAACTCAGGGATGTTCCGTCaatgatttattgatacaaCCTGACATCTGACATCAAggatattaaaatgtatttctgaCTTTAGAAACATCATGTGACAACTACTGTATATTAAgaattacaattttttttctctccccaaCTCCAGAACAGTCACGTGTGTAATTTGGCCTTAGATGAATAAAGGTCTTCGATGATGTGCTGGAATATTCAATAAACAAAATCTGCTGTGTTTGAACACAGAGCCACAGATGTGATGTTGGTAAAATAAGAACTAGATCATGATTTGACCCGCAAGATGATGCTCTCTTTGTttaaaagtgtgtttgtttttgttgtttatatctACTCCCCACAttctccttttgttttttttcacaaccTCCCTGCCTCTGCAAACATTAAATGGGCCATATTGCACCCGAAGGCTCAAATGTCCCCTGCTGCAGCCCAATGAAGGCGAGCCAGAATGTCGGAAATGGGCACAGCAGGAAGAACAAGAAAAGGAAGCTGGAGTGTGACTTATGTAAGATCCAAATATTAGGAACTGCATCAGAATgacataaaaaataataaataaaatggaataaataaaGCAGTTCCTCATAATACTGAAGAATTACAGAAAGCCCAATAGTCACTAATAACAGTGAGTGAAAGCAGGCCGTTATTGAATGGGATGAGTGAAATTTGGTGATGATACTTTGCCTCTCCCTGGAGCACAGGAGACACAGATGTCAGAGAACAAAAAATCCCCTAAGAGAAGAGAGCGAAAGCCGCTCATTTCTCTCCTTTGCTCTGTGAAACACAATTCATAAGCACTCGAGTGTCTAATTGGCTTCATGTATTAACACTATCACACACCTCCATCCCCTAACATCTGCTGTGAGGATTTTGACCCTGGGTGTGTTAATGGAAAAGGACCAAAATACTGACACACTTTCGGTTTTAGCTATTTATCCATTTGACCAGAGTTATTAGTTAAATTTTACTTGACATGATGTTGTTTGTGACATGCTAAATGCAGTAGTTATGTATATATGTGATTTAAGTTTATGTGCGCATGTTGTTTGTACACAGCATGAGTAATCAACtatttaacctttttttcctttatattAAAACATATATTTTTGGAATGCATACCATTagaaaagaaggagaaaaagccGGTTGTTAAGAAGAGCTGTCACTGATTGAAGCTCAAAGCCCCTTCAAGAGAGTCCATCTGTAATCCTGTTTATCATCATGAAAAAGAAAGGACATTGTCTTATGAGTTCTAAATAGCAAGATATTATAATAATGTAGACAAATAATTTGATCCTTACACCAAGTCTAAATTTTATATGTTATATAATATGTTATATTAACTTAAGTTAATGTATGTTACGCCATataactctttatttctcaaaaACAAAGATACAAGGTAGAAGCAATGAGGGAAAAACTAAGTACACCCTTATGTCTCTGACAGGAATTAAGAAAGTTTCAGCCGAACACTGctaataaaatcaattttattaatTGACCATCTGCAAGTGTGAACACTTGCGGTGTGTGCCACCACAATGtcaaggaggaaagacatcagcattgATCTTAGAAAAGCAATTTTGGCCTATCAGTGACAAAACTTATGAAACATTGAAAAAACTCAGACTTTACATACCTCAACTGTCATCTTAAAAATTAAACTTCACAACATTACAATTAGAAAAAGACTGAATAAATATGGTTTCAATACTTATTTGTTATTGACAAAGGCATATATCTTCCCtcttaaaagaaaatgtcagtATGACTCAGATTTGCAAAGAGCAAATCACCAGATTTCTGGGAAAGAATCCTTAAATTCCAAATTAGACTCTGGATGACAAGTGGATACTGTGAAAACTAAATACAGCGTGTTAGATGTGTCAGCTCCAACAAAATCTGAAAAGCCCAGTGGTGGCAGTGTGATAATTTGGGTTTATTTTGTAGCCATAGATTATGCAGTTTCATGTCTTTGAGCCAACCATGGACTCATCTGTACATGATTTGGTTGCATTTGACTCTAATATGTATGTATTATTGTATCATTATTAATTTGTATATTACATTTTCCactatatgcatttttaatagcaGACTAGACCTGGCATCTCATTTTAAAGTAAAATCTCATAGCCAGCTtcttaaaatgacattttctgtgattAGGcatataaaaaatgtaaacattcaTAAGTTGATGACAGGGCAGCTCAAGCTCGCCAATGTCTTATAGCTGAGACATGCAATGACGTAAAAgcataaaacacataaataaaagtCCTTTATAATGTTCACTGTTCACTGGAATTACTGTCGCTGACCACTTGTGAGTTTCATGGCTTCGTCAATACACGGATTACTGGCCATGTAGGATAAAAAGGTTAATTACAATAAAAGGGTTCACTAGCTCTCTCtgctgacaaagaaaaaaaaaggaagaaggttGTGTCAGAGGCTTATTAAAGGTGAAATTAGACGTtataggcagtactggagttgaggggggatgaggggggatggcatccccccctgaaataaaaacggtcaaaatcatcccccctgtaaaactgccatcccccctttccatcccttatgtcatttcatcaattaatgtggttttactgctatttcaacatttagagtcatcaccagaaaaataacaccagaaaaataacttatttgacaattttcacctgtttcaagtaaattttcacttgaaataagtagaaaaatctgccagtgggacaagatttatcttctcattacaagcaaacaaatcttgttccactggcagatttttctacttattttaagtgaaaatctacttgaaacaggtggaaattgttgttttttccagtgatgagtcttgttttaagtgtaatgagattttttttactaaaatgagacattttaactagaaataagacaaatattcttgttaagattttgagtttttgcaatgatccattttacttatcctgtgaaggacagagtcatattgataagttcagaaaactgttttttattgttgtgttttgatgtattagatgtaagcccagtggatatttaaagcttacagaaggctgcatttaactgctgtcattcctgcagtatttctgcaggtgttttggtcactgctattatttgtaatatattatattatttgtaatcagcacaaattatctgtctccatatccaccatcccccctgatatttttttacaactcgagtactggttataggCTGGTGACGTTTGCCTTAAAGAAGTTTGTGCATTGACTGTGTGCAAAACACTGCAGCGCAACACAGTGCAGTCATTCAAACTTGGCGAAGCCCCCCGTGAAGCGTGTGGAGGCTCTTCACTCTTCACTCAGGCCTGCTGCTCGATCGGGCGGCCGTCCAGTGACAGCTGAGCGTGTGGATGAGAGGCAAAGATTGGTCATCATCATCTGTACGGCTGAACACCTGCACGTGCACGGAGGACAGCCTCCTTGTTCCGTTTCTCAACCATCATCCTCCACCAGCTTCACTTCGCTTGTTAATCAGGAGAAAGCCAAAGGATGAGCTCCACTCTTCCCAAAAGCGAGTCGGCTACATCTTTACTGAGACCATCGGGGCTCACCCGCAGGTCTGCGCACTCGGATCACGGTCCTCGCGGTCGCAGGAACCACCgctcccatcatcatcatccccccACAGATGGAGGCAGGGAGGATGCAACTTGGACAGAGGACTGCGAGACCAGTGCGCGAAGACCTCTGTGCCAACCAAGACATGTCGATCCTCGGAATTACGGTGATCGAACGCAGAGAAGCCACTCGGACCGGCAGCCGAGTCACCTGGATGAGGATTACGCACAGGAGGATGTAAGGCACCGGACCAGCCGGCATCAGAAAGAGCGCAGCAAGTCCTCCAGATCCAAGCACCACCATCATCCCCACGACTCGTCTCGAGGTGAGCAgcctgctgcttctgctgcacACCTCCATGGCTCCCGGCAGGAAAGAACCTCACCAACCGCGTCTTATCCAAAACATCAGGAGGACGCTGATTTCTTCTTCGAGCCCAGTGAGAAAGTCATCACCGGGTCTGCCTCCAGTCTCAACTCTGACTCCCCTACGACCAGCGCACCTGTCCACACCGCATCCAGCTCCGCATCCAAAAGACGGAGCACAACCTCCGAATATGACTCCAGCCTTCACCCCATAGTCAAGTCAGTCTTTGGACAGgtaagaaaaagaaatcaaaaggtCCGTGGCGCTTTTAAAAGTTGATTGGAATCTGAATTCAGTGGTCACGACCGTAAGTTTGTAAATTATCAAAAACTTCCTCATTTGGTTTAAAGTTTAGTCAACCAAAGCAACATTTCAGCTATtagttcaaacattttttacatCAAAGACACAAAAAGTCGACCCATAGGCTACTGTATCTTATCATCATACTTCTCACAAAATGTAAAGCTAGAAATAAATTAGTTATTGTTCTAAGCAGTAGTATCAACAATATTTAGCAATAATCAATCCATTCACACTCAAAGTTTTGGTATTGAGTTAAAACGCCTTTTAATCAAAAGAAATTGCTTAAAAGTTGTGTTCTACAAAGATGAAATTAGCCTGTCCTAACAAAATGATATCTCACTTAAGTTCACCCTCTTCGTAGGTATTTGCCTTGTAATAATATGTAATAACATGTCACAACAAGCAACTCtaaggcctttttttttaaagacatggTATCCACTCCAACAAACACAACTGAGGAAATAATAGGTGAAGATGACACTCGTGACACATCTTTAAAAAGCATATTAACATACAAGTTTCACAGAATAGCACAGAGTTAGAAGAAACTAAAAACACTGGCAGTATTGAGTACATTTGACTCCAATGTTGCAGAGCTCTGGCTGTTTAACTGGAGCAGATGTTTACTGTATCGCTGATTATTCTGGAGCAGGTCAAGGTTTTCAAGTGAGATGCAGGTGCAGCCAAAACGTATAAAGACACATTTGAATAGAGTTGCATTCAGCTCAGTGGagcacattaaaaatgaatgcatgtttTCAGTTCAAATCATGGCTCCTGTATGTTTCTGGTGTACATTACATTCATGTATGCTGATATGAATACAGGGGCTTTCATTGAGGCTGTCACCTGAACAATGGTAGGGGGGATCAGCTTTCCTGCCGTGTGGAAAATAAATGCTTCATAGACGAGTGCTTGTCTCTCACACACGACAACTGTGGGTATGCAAGCTATTTTCACACtaataaaacataaatgttCATTAAAATTATGAATGGGGAAGCATTCATTTTAAAAAGGTATAACACTACTCTCGTCTAACACAGATCAAGCAGCTCCTGTATCCCCAACCCTTTCCTCCcccatccttttcttttttcaccaaaatccTCCTTTTTGTATTGGCGATAACAAACTAAAGATGAGACAATTACATCCCCACGTGGTAATGTGTTCCAGAAATAACTCCTCTCAATCCAGGCCAAAGCTTCAATCAGTCTTAGGAGGTTCCAGTGAGGCAAAATCCATGCAGTGACTGCCGTGCTATATATAGTCTCTGGAGCTACTGATGTGTGTGGAAAGATGAGATAGTTTGCCATTcctataaatgtataaatcatCAGTTGAAAAAGTTTTTATTTACTAAGCTaaatcattcatggataaaagcCTTTGATTTGGGGAGCGGAGAGAAACGGGTTGCAAAATGAGATGCAAATGCTTCTGCAGCTTTGAATGGTTTGGAGGGAGAGAGGGCCTAACACGAGTCAGATGAAACAGGATTAACAACTCCATTAAAAACTGTTGCAATAAATCAACATCTTGTATCCAAATCACTGAGTGTTCAAAGTTCAAAGACCGTTGTCTTTCTGCGCTGATGTCACTTTGCAGTTCAGTCGCATCAGATGTAGCTTCTCTCAGTCAAAATGAATTTATGAGTGGACACGAGTTTGGATCATTTGTGTGAAAGAACGAGCAACAGACAGTCATTGAATGATGCATGTGTTAGAATGAAACAGAAAATGACAGAAAAGTAAAAAGCCTGAAAGCACCATTACAGCTCtttgaaaatatgtttcttGCAGAGTCCAGGGTGGTAGTCAGCCTGCGGTTTCTCATTTCACACGTTCTTGCGTAACATCAAGATCTGAATACAATACCAACAGAACTAATTTGTCTTGAGTATGAAGCCAAAAATACATCTGGAAGACCTTATTATgagggatttttattttttttgggggggggggggggggatcaaaCACATCAGCAAAATATACTAACTGACACAGAATCACATAACTGTTTTCCAGCAAAGAGCCAACATGTTGCTGCAAGCTATCCTTTTATAAtttatatttctgtatttacacACTGAATCATGatgactaaaaaagaaaaaaaggtccagTGTGGAGGGTTAGATGAAGGACACCTCGGGTATGTTAGTTTGTGTAACTATGATTCTCTGTCGAATTCCATATATCCAGAAAGCATGCAGTCACCATAAAATGTTCACCCTGTAAGATCAGGGACGTCACAGAAGTGCTTTCTTTCTTCCCATAGCATTGCTGTTTCTATTTTAGCAGGCTCTGAACATTCATCACAGTGTGATCTATAGCAACCTTGTTCTGTAAGCTCTCACGTGACACCTGGAAACAGCAGCACTGAGCATGAACTGTTGTCTTCTGTGGAGACATTTTCATCAGGGAAAGAGTTCTTTGTGCATGAAATTAAGATGAAAggatattgaaaaaaataaaagatcaaTTTCTGGCAAATCATCACATTTGGAGGGTATACAGCTACTTGtttgatttaaaacaaaaacagatatttcattttttttaatataacaacTAGATGCTCTGGCTTTGCATATCATATTGAAAGACAAGAACTTATTATACTTATTATAAAACTTATAATTGGGAGGGGTTTCAgatccattaaaaaaaagaagacaaataaTGGAATCACCTTTATAATTTGCATTTCTAAAATCAACACCTCTACAACTCAGTATGCACATTATTCTGCAGTTAAAAGAGAGACTTGTTGTTCTtaaggaacttttttcacctgGCTGAGTGACAGGAGACGTGACCCAACAAGAAAGATGTCAGTTCTGGGAAAGGATCATAAAACCTGGTCAAAATGATAATTCAATATGACATGTGTTTAGACATCAATAGTTGTCAGACAGCTTTGTCTAAATTTTTAGAACAAGTAGAAGCAGTATAGGAAAGGTGTACAGGGAAACAGAAGATGGAAGATGTCATAGCAGCAGGGTTGAAACATCAAAGCAATGTGCCTTGAAAACATACAAAACGAAAATCTAGCAAAtttcaagtttcaagtttatTGTCAGATGCTATATGTTCAACATACAGCACAATGGAATTACAGTCCTCCCTGACCCACGCGGGCAAAATACAAGTAATAAAGCAGACACCAGCTGATGGTTCAGTAAATGATGGTCGGTAAattgtaaaaaacaaacaaacaaacaaaaagtggAAAGAAATGGGATTCACAAAATAGAAACCAACTGTAGACCATCATTAAcactaaatagaaaaaaatggtTTCAGAGACATGGACTCTGGATGATTACCTGAAAATTATATTTAGGGACCCCGTGAACCTGCAGGTTTAAACGGGTATAGAAAGTGGATGGATATTTAGGTAAGAATCATAAATCCGCACTGGGAGAGGAGACGATGTAACTATATTTATTTGGTTCACATTCAGAGAAACATAAAGACAACTGCCTGAAGAAAACAAGCAGGTCTCCATGGTGACTGATAAAACAGGTTTGGGTGTCAGGTGACAGAGTAGAGGAGATGGGAAGACAAAAACACCAAAGTTTGGAAACATTTATCTTCCCATCAGTTTAAAATATAGGACGataaaggtattttttttaggATGATACATCTTACTACAGGGCAAAGAGATCAGGGAAGAGATATGAATACCATATCAGCAAACGTCATCAGTAAACAGTCTAGATCCAGTGGAGTctcaaattgaaaaaaaaaagtaattttcaaTACACAGAAATAGTATAGTTTCCTCTGGATTCATCCTTTACTTCAAAGCATAGTACCGATAGATGTAATAAAGTACCTGTATATGTAGTTCCTGACCTCCTAATTTTTCAGTATTTTTAAttacagcatgttttttttcttcagctaataaataaaatagattgtGACACAATtgtaatttttcttttcttttctataaaatagaataaataaataaataaaactgtcaAACGAACAAATAAACAGCCTGCGAGAGtggtgatttctttttttggccaaGGGCTGTGTTGTCCAGTAGAGGGTGCAAGTGCTGTAATAATGGTTGAGAGAGGGCTGGAGAAAGGGGGGTGGAGGGTAACAGTTCACTTTGTGTCACATCAGTGAGCCAGGAAAAGTAATGGGCCAGAAGAAGAAAGTGAAGGAAGCACAAGGATGGTGTAAATCAGAAGCTCAATGACTGAAATAAGAGTCACTTTGAGCTAGTGATTAATACTCTTGAGCTGGCAGTGCCCTGCTCTCGTTCAGCAGCTCTGACAATGTGAGGAAAGGTTTTCAGTGGCAGATTGACCCCTCACATCCTCACCGGGTTTTTCCTGTTACTCACCCTGCTCTGGCAGCCACTAATGTTTCCTTTCTGCAActcatttcatctttttcttctctttttcaaaatctctcccttttttcttcttttgcttgGGTCACACTGACCTTGAAGATGGTATGAAAAGAGATAATTACGTGTGaattaccaaaagaaaaaaaaagaaaagatgaagatgaagatgaagatgaagaggcAAATCTAGAAATATGAGGGAAAAAAGCAGGAGCATCGTATTCACCCCGGCATATCATTGGCCACTTTGGAGTATAACAGGCTATTTTTAGACCCATCTgggtatttttatatttgtgctGCCAAAGACGGAGGTAGAAAATTCGCTCTTTGGTTAAATCCTCCTTTTTTGAGATGAGGATTAAAGTCAACACACAACTGTACACACAGCAATGTGAGTTCCAAGTGTGTATGTGAGTGTATGTGTTTGATTTTTGCTGAATACTTACTGAGACCTGAGGCTGAAAGATGAGATCAGAGAGATGGACAAAAGGACAAGAAAAAGAGATTTAAATAACATGCAACGAAATGACACATAGCAATATTTTCACTTGCTGACGCACTACAGTACATTTGCCACAATATCCTGACTGAAATTTCCTGGTTGTAACTAATTTGATGTGAATGGATTAATCAGCTGTAGGATAAAAGTGTGACATCTTTGCCTAGGCACAAGAAGATGacgcagatgtgtgtgtgtgtgtgttttctaatATTTATTTTCCACTACCTAATCCGATGACAAAAACGAAGAATCACAAAGTATCTCACGGTCACGCAGttggtttatttgtatttgcatTAAGATACACTGAGACAGACTTGGTAACTTTGGAGGAAAGATGTACAAGACCAAttgttatataaaatgtactCAAGTGAAATGAAGAGAAGCTTTATAAAGACACAATTAGTTTAAACACTTGATTAAAAAGTGGCTGATAATAGCACAAGAGCTCATTATTACTCCAATCCCCTCCTTCCCTCTCCTACATTGCTCATCTCATCTCACACATCTCCTGTAGATGAAACAGACTTCAATATCTTGTGTAAAGCAAATAATCACATTTCCTcctttaatgagattttttgttgAGTGCATGCACACAGATGTCCTTGAGTGTCACTCTGTGTCTCATTATTGAGTCTATGAAAGTGGGAACCTCAGTATTCATCTGATGTATGCTTTACAGCAGGATATTGTCAGCCTACAGTGTCCAAGCAGTTGTTTGAAACTGTAAACGTGTTTCTGATTGAGTGAGTAAATGAATGATGGACATGGAAAAACAGTAAACAGTAAAAGacagggagagaaagagagaaggaaatcATGACCGTCCACACTATGGTGTGACATTATGAGAGCTGACGGCTCCTGTGTCTGTCGTCTGATGTGTTCTGAAGTTCACAATGAGCCTCCGGTGAGAGGCTGGATGAATCATCCGCAGAGCAACATAGATGAGATGCATGGACGCTGAATGGAAGCGAGATCTCAAACAACTTCAGCGTGAATGTGTTTATTAAAATAGCAGAGAACAGACAAGGTCGAAGAAGAGAGGAGAATAAGGATATACATTAGTGCTGTGGTGACTAAGTCTGACGGTACCTCACGAATGGATACTGCCCGGtagatacttaaaaaaaaaaaagaaaaaatggggGAGGCTTTTTACCGCATGTGGTAGTTTGTTGTTTGAGACGGCGGTGGAGGATGTTTGACCTTCAGTGAGCAGAATGATGCCACAGTTTGACACTCTAAGGCTGGTTTGACATTAATCTGCTGAAAAGAGGAAGGTTGTTCTGAGCTTACTTTCAATTTCAGTCCCAAATGTCTGTAACTGAAGTTGTGGTCCATTAAATACTCTTAAGCCTAAGCTTAACCCAAATGTCATTTGGAAACCTGAAACTTCCGCTACTCGTGAGTGATGTCTCTGTGGTGGTCTTACAAATTCAACTGGAATTtatagaggaattggagaattTACATATATTGGAGGAAGAACAATTGTACATTGAATTGGTATGTAGAAATGAGCACTAACAGCAGAGTGAGGATGTTGGGAGTGGGACTTTAATAGTGGCACAATTAAAATGGTGAGAAGAAGCTGCATTATGTGCCCTGtggctttttgtgtgtgtatgtgtgtggaggGGGCTTTAAAACAGCACCTTTAAGTTACAAGACAACAACAAAACTGACTGAGAACAAGGGAAACTATCACTGGGGGTAGAATAACTGGTTGCAAATCAGAATGTAGTTCTACCCTGAAGCCTAATGTTGAGCCTGAGTTTTGTCTCTCTCCTTTTTTACTCCAGATTGGACCATTGTGGCAAATGGCATTTAATATGGTACGAAGcataagctacctgataacatacacagcaccattaggaaatgattacttaagactctaaatagttgtttaataatgcccatccagtaaacatgtacaccattagtgaatgattagtagatgtattaggtagctgttacttaatgcttattcactccaaataaacaccattagtaaatgattactagggacattattaatgttttacttatgtattaactaatatattacttaatactaagtaatgcatacataaggataaataatgacatcatgtaacgtttattaatgcttactaatgtattaattaactctgagcagtaggcattaatgaactgtttattaatgcattaactaatatgctaattaatgttaagtaatacataataatggttatttaactattattaaactgttaattaatgcttaataatgcattaactaacgttaattaagggacccttattgtaaagtgttaccaatatttTAATGAAATTACAAATAAAGTAGGTATTCCTTTCCCATGAACTGCTATACAAATGGAAATTCTTATGTAAAATCACGGGAGATTTTGTTTGttatatattgttatatatagtatatattgaTGTTCTGTGGGTGTTATCAGACCACATTTCCCATATTGGCCGAGCAAATTATTAATATGAGGCACTTGCCACAACAGGACATGAAGCCAACTGATAAGAGAAGTCAGAGGTGGGGCTGTTGTTTTGTGATTTTGCAGTTTGAGCGTGCCAAAATGTTGTAAATTAATCGTATTTAGGTGTGTGTGCATTTATAGAAATACCTCAGATTTTATATTTACTCACTGTCCTCGACAACAAACttgcgtgtgagtgtgtttgtttggAATAGGCAGGCTATGagcaagctttttttttgttttttcccagcCTGTCCGTAAGTGTTTGCatttgcacgtgctgttttgCATCCTCTAGCACAGTGGTTCAGCATCCGTGTGTCATTTCTTGCACATTTCGGCTTTGATCTGAATCCAAGCCCTTCAAGCTTAACATGACTTTGTGATGTCTCTGTGTAGAGGGGGATGGATGCTGGGGGTAGAGTGAGAAGAGTAAGGCTGTAAGAGAGAGAaagcgtgttttatttttagctCCACAGCCCCACATCCGTGTGTGTTTAATCAAGTGTGTGAGTGTttctatgtgtttgtgtgtgtgtgtgtatgggtgcGTGTTTGGGATAATGTTTTCAGCATCTTCATCAAAGAAAGGTAAT of the Cololabis saira isolate AMF1-May2022 chromosome 11, fColSai1.1, whole genome shotgun sequence genome contains:
- the LOC133455264 gene encoding calcium-binding protein 4-like isoform X1, translated to MSSTLPKSESATSLLRPSGLTRRSAHSDHGPRGRRNHRSHHHHPPTDGGREDATWTEDCETSARRPLCQPRHVDPRNYGDRTQRSHSDRQPSHLDEDYAQEDVRHRTSRHQKERSKSSRSKHHHHPHDSSRGEQPAASAAHLHGSRQERTSPTASYPKHQEDADFFFEPSEKVITGSASSLNSDSPTTSAPVHTASSSASKRRSTTSEYDSSLHPIVKSVFGQDQKKNYKAVQSCEEGGSRGGYLEPLIALAQNGASMHNVLGPACIFLRKGFAESRQADRELRPEEMDELREAFKEFDKDKDGFIGCKDLGNCMRTMGYMPTEMELIELSQQINMNLGGHVDFEDFVELMGPKLLAETADMIGVKELRDAFKEFDTNGDGQISTAELREAMKKLLGQQVGHRDLEEILRDIDLNGDGHVDFEEFVRMMSR
- the LOC133455264 gene encoding calcium-binding protein 1-like isoform X2 yields the protein MSSTLPKSESATSLLRPSGLTRRSAHSDHGPRGRRNHRSHHHHPPTDGGREDATWTEDCETSARRPLCQPRHVDPRNYGDRTQRSHSDRQPSHLDEDYAQEDVRHRTSRHQKERSKSSRSKHHHHPHDSSRGEQPAASAAHLHGSRQERTSPTASYPKHQEDADFFFEPSEKVITGSASSLNSDSPTTSAPVHTASSSASKRRSTTSEYDSSLHPIVKSVFGQDRELRPEEMDELREAFKEFDKDKDGFIGCKDLGNCMRTMGYMPTEMELIELSQQINMNLGGHVDFEDFVELMGPKLLAETADMIGVKELRDAFKEFDTNGDGQISTAELREAMKKLLGQQVGHRDLEEILRDIDLNGDGHVDFEEFVRMMSR